A region of Legionella donaldsonii DNA encodes the following proteins:
- a CDS encoding response regulator — MPKTTEILSTFINLVDQPIILVSSELIILDLNVKAKTEFKIKKATTIGKPFSVVCPNLDPNSPLQSQHLVSHTRDKTVLWHIANLPEENELILIGTVQDQKNESLLNMQKEFEDSTHQEISNLNLLLSSHLIDESKSTLEQVRNIYNYMENIIAEMPVSVYWINRDCVYLGCNNNMAKLLHLKSRHEIVGKTYADLYDDKSASHYRKADRAVMDKGVSLTVEEPLHYPDGTKEIYLSNKVPLHNTKGEIVGMVGISVDITERKKMEEDLLQAKRAAEAANQAKSDFIANMSHDIRTPLSGIIGMSQEMFNIADNARSFLQQTPEEANLATPQTFFSLLKEITETVQEDTQLLIGATDQLLELCNEILETMRLESGHRPEEVESFNLRDLVKHNIDLLQPVAFHKKLKLSFDIEESIPTYFSGLRNYLDRTLLNLLSNALKFTNSGFVKINVKSLDERDSSYRLGDKMNLQLLVEDSGIGIPEDKFETIFEHFSRLTPAYQGLYKGAGLGLYTVKRYIEAMNATINIQSEVGKGTCFIINLPLVVSDHSDREKIPVRQPPISTVQTLPFDRTIKPEGITKVDAVASVLVVEDNPLAAKSLQAYLNRFQCAHDHAENGMEALTMVQNNDYDLILMDIGLPDVDGIEVTKQIRALNNQNALQVPIVAITGHADDAQKVNESLEAGMQEVCSKPLQQSKLESLLQQYVFKKRQSESASLGIEIQISDEEKAAVIDWQASLDQMNGDESLLRELLSVLEIDLKMSLDTLAKAYASHDDETLRKELHRVRGGINYLTLPQLNRALARFHEAVKLKPQDSQQLANTYNQVEEAIRAFWDALEKKKFTF; from the coding sequence ATGCCTAAAACCACAGAGATATTATCGACGTTTATAAACCTGGTTGACCAGCCCATCATCTTGGTATCATCCGAACTCATTATTTTAGATCTCAATGTTAAAGCAAAAACGGAATTTAAAATAAAAAAAGCCACCACGATAGGTAAACCCTTTTCAGTTGTATGCCCCAATCTTGATCCAAACAGCCCCCTACAGTCTCAACATTTAGTTTCCCACACCAGAGATAAAACGGTTCTGTGGCATATAGCCAACCTTCCAGAGGAGAATGAACTCATCCTGATTGGGACAGTCCAGGATCAAAAGAACGAGTCTCTTTTAAACATGCAAAAAGAATTTGAGGACTCTACTCATCAGGAAATCAGTAATCTAAACCTACTTTTGTCTAGCCATTTAATTGATGAGAGCAAAAGCACATTAGAGCAAGTGAGAAATATTTATAATTACATGGAAAATATTATTGCCGAGATGCCAGTCAGTGTTTATTGGATCAACAGGGATTGCGTATACCTTGGATGTAACAACAATATGGCTAAATTATTACATCTAAAATCAAGACACGAGATCGTTGGGAAAACCTATGCCGATCTTTATGATGATAAATCAGCATCCCACTATAGGAAAGCAGACAGAGCGGTTATGGATAAAGGAGTATCATTAACTGTAGAAGAACCTTTGCATTACCCTGATGGAACTAAAGAAATTTATTTATCCAATAAAGTTCCTTTGCATAATACAAAGGGTGAAATTGTAGGGATGGTTGGCATCTCCGTTGATATTACCGAACGTAAGAAAATGGAAGAAGACTTACTTCAAGCTAAAAGAGCAGCTGAAGCAGCCAACCAGGCAAAATCTGATTTCATTGCCAATATGAGCCATGATATTCGCACCCCGTTAAGTGGGATTATTGGGATGTCACAAGAGATGTTTAATATAGCGGACAATGCCCGTTCCTTTTTACAACAAACGCCAGAAGAAGCAAACTTAGCTACCCCCCAAACCTTTTTTTCTTTATTAAAAGAGATTACTGAAACCGTACAGGAGGATACCCAGCTTCTAATAGGAGCAACCGATCAACTATTAGAACTTTGTAATGAAATTCTGGAAACCATGCGCCTGGAATCAGGACATCGGCCAGAAGAAGTAGAGTCCTTTAATCTTCGTGATTTAGTTAAACACAACATTGATCTTTTACAACCGGTTGCTTTTCACAAAAAGTTAAAATTGTCTTTTGATATAGAGGAATCTATCCCTACCTATTTTAGTGGATTACGGAATTACCTTGACCGCACCCTGCTTAATCTTTTATCTAACGCTTTAAAATTTACCAACAGCGGTTTTGTCAAAATCAACGTGAAATCGCTTGATGAAAGGGACTCATCTTATCGCTTGGGCGATAAGATGAACTTACAATTATTGGTAGAGGACAGTGGCATTGGTATTCCAGAAGATAAATTTGAAACAATATTTGAACATTTTTCTCGCCTGACGCCTGCTTATCAAGGATTATACAAAGGTGCAGGTTTAGGTCTATATACCGTGAAGCGTTACATCGAAGCGATGAATGCCACAATTAATATACAAAGTGAAGTAGGTAAAGGAACTTGTTTTATTATTAATCTTCCACTGGTTGTCTCTGATCATTCTGATAGAGAAAAAATACCGGTGCGTCAGCCACCAATCTCTACCGTGCAAACCTTGCCATTTGACCGTACCATAAAGCCAGAGGGAATAACAAAAGTCGATGCTGTGGCCTCTGTCCTGGTAGTAGAAGATAATCCCCTTGCCGCTAAAAGCCTGCAAGCTTACTTAAATCGCTTTCAGTGCGCTCATGATCATGCAGAAAATGGCATGGAAGCACTCACCATGGTTCAAAATAACGACTATGATTTAATTTTGATGGATATAGGATTACCTGACGTCGACGGTATTGAAGTTACGAAACAGATCCGTGCATTGAATAATCAAAACGCATTACAAGTACCCATTGTAGCCATCACAGGACACGCCGATGATGCTCAAAAGGTGAATGAATCATTGGAGGCCGGTATGCAAGAAGTTTGCAGCAAGCCATTACAGCAATCCAAGTTAGAAAGCCTTTTACAACAGTACGTGTTTAAAAAGAGACAATCAGAGTCCGCCTCACTTGGGATTGAAATCCAAATCAGTGATGAGGAAAAAGCAGCGGTAATCGACTGGCAAGCAAGCCTTGATCAAATGAATGGGGATGAGAGTCTTCTTCGTGAGTTATTATCAGTGCTGGAGATTGATCTTAAAATGAGTCTCGATACCTTGGCAAAAGCTTATGCGAGTCATGATGATGAAACCCTTCGCAAAGAATTGCATCGTGTTCGAGGCGGCATCAATTACCTTACCCTACCCCAACTCAATAGGGCACTGGCACGTTTTCATGAAGCAGTAAAATTAAAACCGCAGGACAGTCAGCAACTCGCCAACACATATAATCAAGTAGAAGAGGCAATCAGAGCATTTTGGGATGCGCTGGAAAAGAAAAAATTTACTTTCTAA
- a CDS encoding Fic family protein, producing MLEFAADNKTAKNLSRRYRDKKLRRIYQGIYTDDLTTSIENIVLQEWMKIIPYIVSQGILGYSSALVLKPVRFDSKSSIVFVVSTYEKTINLPGLVIKVYQGEPDKFFEQITPNLARSNLPRSLLENLTTVRGASYIGTKTVGIEGIEKILSKELHLRGEEKLNAIRDEARIIAQELNFNKEYEKLTKIISALLSTHHDKNTLVSPYAKAIAQNKPYDDYRVQLFDELIIYFKKCEFIFRQCQYEKNSFKNLSFYESYFSNFIEGTEFLIDEAEDIVFKGEEINNRHADSHDVLSNFTITNDLYEMSITPRTPKELIEILQRRHSILMKERPEKRPGEFKIEQNKAGNTYFVSPKESLGTLYQGFERYNILNPGFERALFMHFLISEVHPFDDGNGRLSRIMMNAELVSHEDYKIIIPTVHRDNYLNGLRLASRDKNFKTYVKVMDQAQAYTASINWKDYGEARDKIESDHANSTADEGIPLFNRILRTLKLSDIAS from the coding sequence ATGCTAGAATTCGCAGCAGATAATAAGACAGCAAAAAATTTATCCAGACGATATAGGGATAAAAAACTTAGAAGAATCTATCAAGGTATTTATACTGATGATTTAACTACCAGCATTGAAAATATTGTATTACAAGAATGGATGAAAATTATTCCTTACATAGTTTCCCAAGGCATTCTTGGATACAGTTCCGCCCTGGTGTTAAAACCTGTCCGATTTGACTCAAAATCATCAATTGTTTTTGTCGTCAGCACATATGAAAAAACAATCAATCTTCCTGGTCTTGTTATAAAAGTGTATCAGGGGGAACCCGATAAATTCTTTGAACAAATTACGCCTAATTTAGCACGGAGTAATTTGCCTAGGTCACTATTAGAAAATCTGACAACAGTCAGGGGCGCATCTTATATAGGCACCAAAACTGTAGGAATAGAAGGTATTGAAAAAATTCTTAGTAAAGAATTACATTTGAGAGGCGAAGAAAAATTAAACGCTATACGTGATGAGGCTAGAATAATAGCGCAAGAACTCAATTTTAATAAGGAATATGAAAAATTAACGAAAATTATTAGCGCGCTACTTTCAACCCATCATGATAAAAATACATTAGTCTCACCCTACGCTAAAGCAATTGCTCAAAATAAACCATATGATGACTATCGAGTCCAACTATTTGACGAGTTAATTATTTATTTTAAAAAATGTGAATTCATTTTTCGCCAATGTCAATACGAAAAAAATTCCTTCAAAAACTTAAGCTTCTACGAATCTTATTTTTCTAATTTCATAGAGGGAACTGAGTTTTTAATTGATGAGGCAGAAGACATCGTTTTTAAAGGTGAAGAAATTAACAATCGTCATGCTGATAGTCACGATGTGTTATCTAATTTCACGATAACTAATGATTTATACGAGATGAGTATAACTCCCAGAACTCCAAAAGAGTTGATTGAAATTCTCCAACGAAGACACTCAATCTTAATGAAAGAAAGACCCGAAAAAAGACCAGGTGAATTTAAGATTGAACAAAACAAAGCTGGTAATACGTATTTTGTTTCCCCCAAAGAATCATTGGGCACTTTATATCAAGGATTTGAACGTTATAATATTCTCAATCCAGGTTTTGAGAGAGCTCTATTTATGCATTTTTTGATTAGCGAAGTACATCCATTTGATGATGGCAATGGCCGCTTATCAAGAATTATGATGAATGCTGAGCTGGTCAGTCATGAAGATTATAAAATAATAATTCCTACTGTTCATCGAGATAATTATCTTAATGGGTTAAGGCTTGCTTCTCGGGATAAAAATTTCAAAACTTATGTAAAGGTCATGGATCAAGCGCAAGCTTATACTGCATCAATTAACTGGAAGGATTATGGAGAGGCACGAGATAAGATCGAATCAGACCATGCTAACTCAACCGCTGATGAAGGAATCCCATTATTTAACAGAATATTAAGGACATTAAAGCTATCAGATATTGCTAGTTAA
- a CDS encoding Fic family protein, whose translation MKWNWQLEDWPNFTWDSDKLVVYEQSFTESGGIIIGSSQHISQEGKQNLFIDLMCTDALDSSEIEGEHLNRDSVQSSIKKELGVSTEATRASMAERGIAKMMVNLYQTIPSPLTHQVLFEWHQFLMGNSHHLEHIGQYRKHQEAMQIVSGPDYDRKIHFEAPSSKCVPAEMDQFINWFERSSLTGSAPLPTLTRAGIAHLWFESIHPFEDGNGRIGRAIAEKALSQGFSKPVMTVLAKILLQKRKEYYQQLGLASKTLDLTSWLIWFANIALEAQQNTYLYIDFIIKKSVILREVEGKINPRQEKVLLRLFHAGPEGFVGGLSAKNYMSITGAPIATTTRDLNDLVKKNILKRTGELKATRYFLNLEKA comes from the coding sequence ATGAAATGGAATTGGCAGCTTGAGGATTGGCCTAATTTTACTTGGGACTCGGATAAATTAGTTGTGTATGAACAGTCTTTTACTGAGAGTGGTGGGATTATTATTGGGTCCTCACAACATATTTCTCAAGAAGGTAAGCAAAATTTATTTATTGATTTAATGTGTACTGATGCTTTAGATAGCTCTGAAATTGAAGGTGAGCATTTAAACAGAGATAGCGTTCAATCCTCCATAAAAAAAGAGTTAGGGGTGTCTACAGAAGCTACTAGAGCTAGCATGGCAGAGCGTGGGATCGCTAAAATGATGGTTAATTTATATCAAACGATTCCTAGTCCGCTAACGCATCAGGTTCTATTTGAATGGCATCAATTTTTAATGGGTAATAGCCATCATTTGGAACATATTGGTCAATATCGTAAGCATCAAGAAGCAATGCAAATTGTTTCTGGGCCTGATTATGATCGAAAAATCCATTTTGAAGCGCCTTCTTCAAAATGTGTTCCGGCCGAAATGGATCAATTTATTAATTGGTTTGAACGGAGTTCCCTTACTGGCTCAGCTCCTTTACCCACATTAACCCGAGCAGGAATAGCTCATTTGTGGTTTGAGAGTATCCATCCTTTTGAAGATGGAAATGGAAGAATAGGGCGAGCTATAGCAGAAAAAGCCTTATCGCAAGGATTTTCAAAACCAGTAATGACAGTATTGGCAAAAATATTATTACAAAAGAGAAAGGAATATTATCAGCAATTAGGTTTAGCAAGTAAAACTTTAGACTTAACGTCATGGTTAATATGGTTTGCTAACATCGCTTTAGAAGCGCAACAAAACACTTATTTGTATATTGATTTTATTATTAAGAAATCGGTAATTTTAAGGGAAGTGGAAGGGAAAATTAATCCAAGGCAAGAAAAGGTATTATTAAGATTATTTCATGCTGGGCCTGAAGGATTTGTAGGTGGTTTAAGTGCTAAAAATTATATGAGCATAACAGGCGCGCCCATCGCGACAACAACCAGGGATCTAAATGACTTGGTTAAAAAAAATATTCTCAAACGAACTGGCGAACTTAAAGCGACTCGTTATTTTTTAAATCTCGAGAAGGCTTAA
- a CDS encoding type II toxin-antitoxin system Phd/YefM family antitoxin: MQTVSYTYMRKHLCEIMERIANGEQICFAHKGQEPFIIAKVGSLTEAQLEEAKHKKRAQTVAKLKERYAATIKALADK, translated from the coding sequence ATGCAAACAGTATCTTATACTTATATGCGCAAACATTTATGTGAAATCATGGAAAGAATCGCCAATGGCGAACAAATCTGCTTTGCTCACAAAGGACAAGAACCTTTTATCATAGCCAAAGTTGGCTCACTAACCGAGGCTCAGCTTGAAGAAGCAAAACATAAAAAACGCGCCCAAACTGTGGCCAAATTAAAAGAGCGATATGCTGCAACTATTAAAGCCTTAGCGGATAAATAA
- a CDS encoding helix-turn-helix domain-containing protein: protein MGLTQEELATLMGVTQAYISGKKQDLTLGMLASHCLGTFLILGIASCISDHKPLMKPR from the coding sequence CTGGGGTTAACTCAAGAAGAATTAGCCACTCTGATGGGCGTTACTCAAGCATATATTAGTGGTAAAAAGCAAGATCTGACCCTAGGCATGCTTGCAAGTCATTGTTTAGGAACATTTTTAATTTTAGGAATTGCAAGCTGCATTAGTGATCATAAGCCTTTAATGAAGCCGCGATAA
- a CDS encoding GNAT family N-acetyltransferase, whose amino-acid sequence MIVIKKLDELHRNELSSYLNHHQETTMFIRNNLYHSGITYQDAPFHGEYYGSFENNKINGVLAHYWNGNVMMQTENFSALSALVEEFELKRTRPIAGILGEDTQAGFVIDKLNLDLSLFAINYQEKLFLLNLGKMIIPQAIHSYSCTLKPVQDCDMDIIKEWLIAYHIEALGDDADNPTLEQSIIDEIQDTQLSQNRWVLFVNNTPVSLCGFNANLPDIVQIGPVYTPPSLRNKGFARIAVYLCLKQAANRQVKRAILFTNDNAAICAYQTLGFHQIGKYRLALLK is encoded by the coding sequence ATGATTGTGATAAAAAAGCTGGACGAATTGCATAGAAATGAATTGTCATCCTATCTCAATCATCACCAAGAAACGACTATGTTCATTAGGAACAACTTATATCACTCGGGAATTACCTACCAAGATGCACCCTTTCACGGAGAATATTACGGCTCCTTTGAAAACAATAAAATTAATGGTGTTCTAGCTCATTATTGGAATGGTAATGTGATGATGCAAACAGAAAATTTTTCTGCATTATCAGCGTTAGTAGAAGAATTTGAGCTAAAAAGAACAAGACCAATTGCCGGAATACTTGGCGAAGACACCCAAGCCGGTTTTGTCATTGATAAGCTAAACCTAGACCTCTCCCTATTTGCCATTAATTATCAGGAAAAATTATTCTTACTTAATCTTGGGAAAATGATTATACCTCAAGCAATTCATTCATATAGCTGCACACTCAAACCAGTACAAGATTGCGACATGGATATCATCAAAGAATGGCTTATCGCTTATCATATTGAAGCACTCGGGGATGATGCTGATAATCCCACACTTGAACAATCCATTATTGATGAAATTCAAGATACGCAGCTTAGCCAAAATCGATGGGTTTTATTTGTAAATAACACGCCTGTTTCCCTATGTGGATTTAATGCCAATCTACCTGATATTGTACAGATCGGCCCCGTTTATACCCCGCCTTCATTAAGAAATAAAGGTTTTGCCAGAATTGCAGTGTATCTTTGCCTAAAACAAGCTGCTAACCGACAAGTCAAAAGAGCAATTTTGTTCACCAATGATAATGCCGCTATATGCGCATACCAAACCCTCGGTTTTCACCAGATTGGAAAATACCGATTGGCACTGTTAAAATAA
- a CDS encoding amino acid adenylation domain-containing protein, producing the protein MSAKKTFSCYIIGDDNMTLECANIILASGHELLGLISPSEKIEKWCTANFIPYIESVRQFEKKHMGGKFDFLFSIVNGEILSKEILALPRYYAINYHNSPLPKYAGLYATTWAILNGETQHAISWHIMDERIDAGNILKQPLIPIDDFDTALSLNLKCYEKAIHSFRELVDELATNTTKPVKQNLSYRSYYGLKDKPANFGFIAWEKSADDIDRLCRALSMGNYLNQLVVPKIIMNGKIFVVKALKKLNALSGMEPGTIVKLSNSYIQVATATFDIAILELTDLDGENYDIPTLVHLLNITIPTKLDPIDAGLLEKISTSPAQNPKVEKFWVNEFLKCAQEEISFLSKLPRRGESVAVFGEMKTRIPNTLLKKLKKLSSDSDGHSLENILLTATLIYLYRLNNYRNLSVELSPLELQSKPLFLHNFLSDHLPLSTRFDSTMAFKDVLTLVSIEKTKLLQKSTYTKEIFIRYPQLKKSSSQIDASIRFIDANNPPPCKTNKKLTIFISANHDWFHFHSNVNDNSQPGSYALFENMNGHFLTLLEDLVDSPDKTIFLLSIMGKKERNNVLHAWNNTGFKYNYKKLLHQYFEEQVTKTPDSIAAVFQGTGISYNELNQKANQLACYLRNQGVRKDHLIGICLDRSIEMVVGILGILKSGGAYLPLDPNYPDERISYMLNDSKANLLIVDQQSIKKRPHRYTGKIIDINSVLDLKNLPDENLQHVSNFSNLAYVIYTSGTTGKPKGVAISHRAICNHMVWMQKEYSFSNTDVFLQKTPFSFDASVWEFFMPLFIGGKLVIAPADAHASPIQMTNLVKDNQVSVLQLVPSMLKELVSTPGFDSCHSLKQVFCGGEALLPETIGAFFKNNASGAKLHNLYGPTETTIDAITLTCTQADAESDASRIGKPISNTKAYILDDKLQPVPIGMTGELYIAGEGLARGYLNNQEFTEQKFIANPFSNKKNDRLYKTGDLVKWQSDGIIEYIGRRDSQVKIRGFRIEVNEIESHLEKIPSIHQCIVIPEPGSDNSISLSAYVVLDQNAQLSATDIRSTLKAMIPDYMIPSRFFVVDKFLITPSGKVDRKNLPTPCKQLTSSNDYAEPNNDIELQLKNIWRSVLKIDHLGIHDDFFELGGNSLSAMNIISLIHEQFSVCLSLRNFFEFSTIHSLAKEIEMETRTADDRLTIYNPSENFIALKETGDKTPLILVHPIGGSVFWYKLLAKYLDKERPLYAIQDPGIDKNEFIFNTLEEMASAYIDSLQAIYPYGPYLLGGSSFGSTVAIEMARQLEEKGETVRAIISLDGWAFYPTLQSNELYFQDIMKEQNSRLLKKYVENNVYNSQFLLDLQWHRENMLTQYKLPIINSQLILFKAEKLTEMFQYDAPLNWWENYSKRPIELHIVPGDHESMFYEPNIQTLASKLNKSLSEKNIEPSLLNEVIGGDLLEF; encoded by the coding sequence ATGAGCGCAAAAAAAACCTTTAGCTGTTACATTATTGGTGACGATAATATGACATTAGAATGTGCAAATATTATCTTGGCTAGCGGCCATGAGTTGCTTGGCTTGATATCTCCGTCAGAAAAAATCGAAAAATGGTGTACTGCTAATTTCATTCCTTATATTGAGAGCGTTAGGCAATTTGAAAAAAAACACATGGGTGGGAAATTTGATTTCCTCTTTAGCATAGTCAATGGTGAAATCCTTTCCAAAGAAATTCTGGCGCTTCCGCGTTATTACGCTATCAATTATCACAATTCTCCATTACCCAAATATGCTGGTTTGTATGCAACGACATGGGCGATTCTTAATGGCGAAACACAACATGCGATTAGTTGGCACATTATGGATGAAAGGATTGATGCCGGTAATATCCTGAAACAACCCCTCATTCCCATAGATGATTTTGATACAGCACTTAGTTTAAATCTAAAATGTTACGAAAAGGCTATCCACTCATTTCGTGAACTTGTTGATGAGCTTGCTACAAATACCACTAAACCAGTCAAACAAAATTTATCATACCGCTCCTACTACGGCCTAAAAGATAAGCCCGCTAATTTCGGGTTTATCGCTTGGGAAAAATCCGCTGATGATATCGATCGATTGTGTAGGGCTCTCTCCATGGGAAACTATTTAAATCAATTAGTCGTTCCCAAAATTATAATGAATGGAAAGATTTTTGTCGTAAAAGCGCTAAAAAAATTAAATGCACTCTCAGGAATGGAGCCAGGAACAATTGTTAAGCTTTCAAATAGTTATATTCAAGTAGCTACCGCAACTTTCGATATTGCCATTTTAGAGCTTACTGATCTTGATGGAGAAAATTACGATATTCCAACATTGGTTCATTTATTGAATATCACTATCCCTACAAAGCTTGACCCAATTGATGCTGGATTGCTCGAAAAAATATCAACGAGTCCTGCCCAAAACCCTAAAGTAGAAAAATTCTGGGTTAATGAGTTTTTAAAATGTGCCCAGGAAGAGATTTCATTTTTGTCTAAGCTACCGAGACGAGGGGAATCAGTTGCCGTATTTGGCGAGATGAAAACCAGAATTCCCAATACCTTGCTAAAGAAACTAAAGAAACTATCGAGTGACAGTGACGGTCATTCTTTAGAGAACATCTTGTTAACAGCTACCTTAATTTATTTATACCGGCTAAACAATTATAGAAATTTATCCGTAGAATTGAGCCCCCTGGAATTACAATCGAAACCTTTATTCCTACATAATTTTTTATCAGACCATCTCCCGTTGTCAACCAGGTTTGATAGTACTATGGCATTCAAGGATGTATTAACATTGGTCTCAATCGAAAAAACAAAGCTGTTGCAAAAGAGCACCTACACGAAAGAGATTTTTATTCGCTACCCACAATTAAAAAAGTCTTCCAGTCAAATTGACGCCAGTATCAGGTTCATCGATGCAAACAATCCCCCCCCCTGCAAGACGAATAAAAAATTAACTATTTTTATCTCAGCAAATCACGACTGGTTCCATTTTCATAGCAATGTCAATGACAACTCACAGCCAGGATCTTATGCATTATTTGAAAATATGAATGGACATTTTTTAACACTACTGGAAGATTTAGTTGATAGTCCTGATAAAACTATTTTCCTTCTTTCAATAATGGGTAAAAAAGAAAGAAATAATGTGCTGCATGCCTGGAATAATACAGGGTTTAAATATAACTATAAAAAACTGCTGCATCAGTACTTTGAAGAACAAGTTACTAAAACGCCCGATTCAATCGCTGCTGTATTTCAAGGTACAGGAATTAGTTATAACGAGCTCAATCAAAAAGCTAATCAATTAGCTTGCTACTTGAGAAACCAGGGCGTGCGGAAGGATCATTTGATAGGGATTTGTTTAGATCGCAGCATAGAAATGGTTGTTGGTATTTTGGGAATCTTAAAATCAGGAGGGGCATACCTTCCCTTAGACCCCAATTATCCTGATGAACGCATTTCCTATATGCTGAATGATAGTAAAGCAAACCTATTAATCGTGGATCAGCAATCAATAAAGAAAAGACCTCATCGATACACAGGCAAAATTATTGACATAAACTCCGTACTGGATTTAAAAAATTTACCGGATGAAAATCTACAACATGTCAGTAATTTTTCAAATTTAGCTTATGTTATTTACACATCAGGAACAACTGGTAAACCAAAAGGCGTAGCGATTTCCCATCGTGCTATTTGTAATCACATGGTATGGATGCAAAAAGAATATTCCTTTAGCAATACGGATGTCTTTCTACAGAAGACTCCCTTTTCATTTGACGCCTCCGTTTGGGAATTTTTTATGCCTCTCTTCATAGGAGGTAAACTCGTAATAGCACCAGCAGACGCTCATGCCAGTCCCATCCAAATGACTAATTTAGTCAAAGACAATCAGGTGAGTGTTTTACAGCTTGTCCCTTCCATGTTGAAAGAATTAGTGTCTACACCAGGTTTTGATAGCTGTCATTCACTTAAACAGGTCTTTTGTGGAGGTGAAGCGCTTTTGCCAGAAACAATTGGTGCTTTTTTTAAAAATAACGCCTCTGGCGCAAAACTACACAATCTTTATGGCCCAACTGAAACGACTATTGACGCAATAACACTGACTTGTACACAAGCGGATGCAGAAAGCGATGCAAGTCGAATCGGTAAACCCATCTCTAATACAAAAGCCTATATTTTGGATGACAAACTGCAGCCTGTGCCCATCGGAATGACAGGTGAGCTCTATATCGCTGGGGAGGGTTTAGCGCGTGGTTATTTAAATAATCAAGAATTTACAGAGCAAAAATTCATAGCTAATCCGTTCAGCAACAAAAAGAATGACAGGTTGTACAAGACCGGTGATCTAGTCAAATGGCAATCTGACGGAATTATAGAATATATTGGTCGACGTGATAGTCAGGTCAAAATCCGCGGATTTAGGATCGAAGTGAATGAAATTGAATCCCATTTGGAAAAAATTCCCTCCATTCATCAATGCATTGTCATACCAGAACCTGGCTCTGATAATTCAATATCGTTATCAGCCTACGTTGTACTGGATCAAAACGCTCAACTATCTGCTACAGATATTCGCTCCACCCTCAAAGCAATGATTCCTGACTACATGATCCCTTCTCGATTCTTTGTTGTAGACAAATTTTTAATAACCCCAAGCGGAAAAGTAGATAGAAAGAATTTACCCACACCCTGTAAACAATTGACTTCTAGCAATGATTACGCAGAGCCAAATAATGATATTGAATTGCAATTAAAAAATATCTGGCGCTCTGTGTTAAAAATTGACCATCTTGGAATTCATGACGATTTTTTTGAGCTGGGAGGTAACTCACTTTCCGCTATGAATATCATTTCGCTAATTCATGAGCAATTTTCAGTGTGTTTAAGCCTTAGAAATTTTTTTGAGTTCTCAACGATACACTCTTTGGCGAAAGAAATTGAAATGGAGACTCGTACAGCGGATGATCGATTAACTATCTATAATCCATCTGAAAATTTTATTGCCCTCAAAGAAACCGGTGATAAAACACCTCTTATTTTAGTTCACCCTATTGGCGGCAGTGTATTTTGGTATAAACTTCTTGCCAAATATTTAGACAAAGAAAGGCCCTTATACGCGATACAAGACCCAGGCATTGATAAAAACGAATTCATTTTTAATACCCTGGAAGAGATGGCTAGCGCATACATCGATTCACTTCAGGCTATTTATCCTTATGGTCCTTATTTACTTGGCGGCTCATCATTTGGCAGTACTGTCGCGATTGAAATGGCGAGACAGTTAGAGGAGAAAGGGGAAACTGTTAGAGCCATTATCTCTCTCGATGGCTGGGCATTTTATCCCACACTTCAAAGTAATGAGCTTTATTTCCAAGACATCATGAAGGAACAAAATTCGAGACTATTAAAAAAGTATGTAGAAAATAATGTCTATAATTCTCAATTTTTGCTAGACCTACAGTGGCATAGGGAAAACATGTTAACGCAATACAAATTGCCTATTATTAATAGCCAATTAATTTTGTTTAAAGCCGAAAAGCTGACCGAGATGTTTCAATATGATGCCCCTTTAAATTGGTGGGAAAATTATTCGAAACGCCCCATCGAACTCCACATCGTTCCAGGAGATCACGAAAGTATGTTTTACGAGCCTAACATCCAAACCTTAGCCAGCAAACTCAACAAGAGTTTAAGTGAGAAAAATATTGAACCTTCCCTATTAAATGAAGTTATTGGAGGTGATTTATTAGAATTTTAA